A single window of Acidobacteriota bacterium DNA harbors:
- the kdpF gene encoding K(+)-transporting ATPase subunit F, with protein MNLEAILGITVSALLLIYLTYALLRPEKF; from the coding sequence ATGAATCTCGAAGCAATTCTGGGCATCACGGTTTCCGCCCTGTTACTCATTTACCTGACTTACGCGCTTTTGCGCCCCGAAAAATTCTAA